The proteins below come from a single Pseudomonas chlororaphis genomic window:
- a CDS encoding cell division protein FtsX produces MSATRSPKVAERVAPKASDPQPQKKKRDDDDGPDFPTLLRAWIESHRASLLDSLRRLGKQPIGSFFTCMVMAVALSLPMGLSLLLNNVERLGGSWQRAAQISLYLQLEATPGEGQALREQIQAMPGVADAEYISREQALEEFQQQSGLGEALKELPQNPLPGVVLVTPKEVDKPTLEALRQTLSELPKVQQAQLDLVWVERLAAILKLGDRFVFGLTVLLVSALLLVIGNTIRLHIENRRTEIEVIKLVGGTDSYVRRPFLYMGALYGFGAGILSWGVLAFGLDWLNDAVVGLAGLYGSDFALAGVPVADGLSLLLGAVLLGYIGAWIAVARHLRELAPK; encoded by the coding sequence ATGAGCGCAACCCGTAGCCCGAAAGTGGCCGAGCGCGTGGCGCCAAAGGCCTCCGACCCGCAGCCGCAAAAAAAGAAACGCGACGATGACGACGGCCCGGATTTCCCGACGCTGCTGCGTGCCTGGATCGAAAGCCACCGGGCCAGCCTGCTGGACAGCCTGCGCCGCCTGGGCAAGCAGCCCATCGGCAGCTTCTTTACCTGCATGGTGATGGCCGTCGCCTTGAGCTTGCCGATGGGGCTGTCATTACTGCTGAACAATGTGGAGCGCCTCGGCGGCTCCTGGCAGCGTGCGGCGCAGATCTCCCTGTACCTGCAACTGGAAGCGACGCCGGGCGAAGGCCAGGCGCTGCGTGAGCAGATCCAGGCCATGCCGGGGGTGGCCGACGCCGAGTACATCAGCCGCGAACAGGCACTGGAGGAGTTCCAGCAGCAGTCCGGCCTGGGCGAAGCCCTCAAGGAATTGCCGCAGAACCCATTGCCGGGCGTGGTGCTGGTGACGCCGAAGGAGGTCGACAAGCCGACCCTTGAAGCATTGAGACAAACACTTTCCGAATTGCCGAAGGTACAACAGGCGCAGCTTGATCTAGTCTGGGTCGAGCGTCTGGCGGCGATCCTCAAGCTGGGCGATCGTTTCGTCTTCGGCCTGACGGTGCTGCTGGTTTCTGCATTACTTTTGGTGATAGGCAATACCATTCGTCTTCATATTGAAAACCGCCGCACCGAGATAGAAGTGATTAAACTCGTCGGCGGCACGGACAGTTATGTGCGCAGGCCCTTCCTCTATATGGGCGCGCTCTATGGCTTTGGTGCCGGGATCCTGTCCTGGGGTGTATTGGCGTTCGGCCTGGATTGGCTGAACGATGCGGTGGTGGGGCTGGCCGGTTTGTACGGCAGTGACTTCGCACTGGCCGGCGTGCCAGTCGCCGACGGTCTGTCGCTCTTGCTTGGCGCCGTACTGTTGGGTTATATCGGTGCATGGATTGCGGTAGCACGCCACTTGCGTGAGCTTGCACCAAAATAG
- a CDS encoding cell division protein FtsE (ATP-binding protein of an ATP-binding cassette transporter; when bound to FtsX, FtsEX localizes to the cell division site and plays a role in the assembly or stability of the septal ring under low-salt growth conditions): MIRFEQVGKRYPNGHVGLHELSFRVRRGEFLFVTGHSGAGKSTLLRLLLAMERPTTGKLLLAGQDLSTISNAQIPYLRRQIGVVFQNHQLLFDRTVFNNVALPLQILGLSKAEINKRVDSALERVALSDKTDLYPGDLSTGQQQRVGIARAIVHRPALLLADEPTGNLDPRLAAEIMGVFEDINRLGTSVLIASHDLALIARMRHRMLTLQRGRLIGDGEAGV; this comes from the coding sequence ATGATTCGTTTCGAACAGGTCGGTAAACGCTATCCGAACGGGCATGTCGGCTTGCATGAGCTGAGCTTTCGGGTGCGTCGCGGCGAGTTTCTGTTTGTTACCGGCCATTCCGGTGCCGGTAAGAGCACCCTGCTGCGCCTGCTGCTGGCGATGGAGCGGCCCACCACTGGCAAGCTGTTGCTGGCCGGCCAGGACCTGAGCACCATCAGCAATGCCCAGATTCCCTACCTGCGGCGGCAGATCGGCGTGGTGTTCCAGAATCACCAGTTGCTGTTCGATCGCACCGTGTTCAACAACGTGGCGCTGCCGTTGCAGATCCTCGGGCTGTCCAAGGCCGAGATCAACAAGCGCGTGGACTCGGCCCTCGAACGCGTGGCCCTGTCGGACAAGACCGACCTGTATCCGGGCGACCTGTCCACCGGCCAGCAACAGCGCGTCGGCATCGCCCGCGCCATCGTCCATCGCCCGGCCTTGCTGCTGGCGGACGAGCCCACCGGTAACCTCGACCCGCGCCTGGCGGCGGAAATCATGGGCGTGTTCGAAGACATCAATCGCCTGGGCACCAGCGTGCTGATCGCCAGTCACGACCTGGCCCTGATCGCACGCATGCGTCACCGCATGCTCACCTTGCAACGTGGCCGTCTGATCGGTGACGGGGAGGCCGGTGTATGA
- the mtgA gene encoding peptidoglycan transglycosylase (glycosyltransferase; polymerizes glycan strands in the peptidoglycan), which produces MLRSLFRRFLKALLWFAVGSVVLVLLFRVVPPPFTALMIERKVESWFNGEPIDLQRTWQPWDQISDNLKLAVMAGEDQKFPEHWGFDIGAIQAAFAHNERGGSIRGASTLSQQVSKNLFLWSGRSWLRKGLEAWFTALIEVFWSKERILEVYLNSVEWDDGVFGAEAAARHHFRVGANALSRQQASLLAAVLPNPRKWSAGRPSPYVLRRASWIRQQMSQLGGDSYLLELDRARRAPWAQ; this is translated from the coding sequence ATGCTGCGTTCATTATTTCGACGATTCCTCAAAGCCCTGCTCTGGTTCGCCGTTGGCAGCGTTGTCCTGGTGCTGCTGTTTCGCGTCGTGCCGCCGCCGTTCACGGCGCTGATGATCGAGCGCAAAGTCGAGTCCTGGTTCAACGGCGAGCCCATCGACCTGCAACGCACCTGGCAACCCTGGGATCAGATCTCCGACAACCTCAAGCTCGCCGTGATGGCCGGCGAAGATCAGAAATTCCCCGAGCACTGGGGGTTTGACATCGGCGCAATCCAGGCCGCGTTCGCCCACAACGAACGGGGCGGTTCGATTCGCGGCGCCAGCACCCTCAGCCAGCAAGTGTCCAAGAACCTGTTCCTGTGGTCCGGTCGCAGCTGGCTGCGTAAAGGCCTGGAAGCCTGGTTCACCGCACTGATCGAAGTGTTCTGGTCCAAGGAGCGGATCCTTGAGGTGTACCTCAACAGCGTCGAGTGGGACGACGGTGTGTTCGGGGCCGAAGCCGCGGCGCGCCATCATTTCCGTGTTGGCGCCAACGCCCTGTCCCGACAGCAGGCCAGCCTGCTGGCAGCGGTCTTGCCCAATCCACGTAAATGGAGCGCCGGCCGGCCAAGCCCTTATGTGCTACGGCGGGCTAGCTGGATTCGCCAGCAGATGAGCCAGTTGGGGGGCGATAGCTACCTGCTGGAGCTCGATCGTGCGCGGCGAGCGCCCTGGGCTCAGTAG
- a CDS encoding peptidase M16, whose product MNALARRVAGLLFSTVCLPLSALAADPQPTHEFTLDNGLKVVVREDHRAPVVVSQVWYKVGSSYETPGQTGLSHALEHMMFKGSEKVGPGEASLILRDLGAEENAFTSDDFTAYYQVLARDRLGVAFELEADRMASLRLPPEEFSREIEVIKEERRMRTDDKPMSKAYERFKAMAYPASGYHTPTIGWMADLDRMTVEELRHWYESWYTPNNATLVVVGDVTPDEVKALAQRYFGPIARRAVPSAKIPLELAEPGERQITLHVQTQLPSVMLAFNVPSIATATDKRSINALRLISALLDGGYSGRIPTQLERGEELVSGGSSNYDAYTRGDSLFTLSATPNTQKGKTIAQAEAGLWRLLEQLKTTAPTTDELERVRAQVIAGLVYERDSITSQATAIGQLETVGLSWKLMDTELAELQSVTPQDIQKAAQLYFTRARLSVAHVLPEEKAHE is encoded by the coding sequence ATGAATGCTCTTGCCCGCCGCGTTGCAGGCCTGCTGTTCAGCACAGTTTGTCTGCCCCTTTCAGCCCTGGCTGCCGATCCACAACCCACCCACGAATTTACCCTCGATAACGGCCTGAAGGTCGTGGTGCGAGAAGACCATCGTGCGCCGGTGGTGGTCTCCCAGGTCTGGTACAAGGTCGGCTCCAGCTACGAGACACCGGGCCAGACCGGTTTGTCCCACGCCTTGGAACACATGATGTTCAAGGGCAGCGAAAAAGTCGGTCCTGGCGAGGCCTCGCTGATCCTGCGGGACCTGGGCGCCGAAGAGAACGCCTTCACCAGCGATGACTTCACCGCCTATTACCAGGTGCTGGCCCGTGACCGCCTGGGCGTGGCCTTCGAACTGGAAGCCGACCGCATGGCCAGCCTGCGCCTGCCGCCGGAAGAGTTCAGCCGCGAGATCGAGGTCATCAAGGAAGAGCGCCGCATGCGCACTGACGACAAGCCCATGTCCAAGGCCTATGAACGCTTCAAGGCCATGGCCTACCCGGCCAGCGGCTACCACACGCCGACCATCGGCTGGATGGCCGACCTCGACCGCATGACCGTCGAGGAACTGCGCCACTGGTACGAATCCTGGTACACCCCGAACAATGCGACCCTCGTGGTGGTCGGCGACGTAACGCCAGACGAGGTCAAGGCCCTGGCCCAACGCTACTTCGGCCCGATTGCCCGGCGCGCCGTGCCATCGGCTAAGATCCCCCTGGAACTGGCCGAACCCGGCGAGCGCCAGATCACCCTGCACGTGCAGACCCAACTGCCCAGCGTGATGCTGGCCTTCAACGTCCCCAGCATCGCCACCGCGACGGACAAGCGCTCGATCAACGCCTTGCGGTTGATCTCGGCGCTGCTGGACGGCGGCTACAGCGGGCGGATCCCGACCCAACTGGAGCGCGGTGAGGAACTGGTCTCCGGTGGCTCGTCGAATTACGACGCCTACACCCGCGGTGACTCGCTGTTCACCCTGTCGGCGACCCCCAATACCCAGAAAGGCAAGACCATCGCCCAGGCCGAAGCCGGGCTGTGGCGCCTGCTCGAACAACTGAAGACCACCGCCCCGACGACGGACGAACTGGAGCGCGTACGCGCCCAGGTCATTGCCGGCCTGGTGTACGAGCGCGATTCGATCACCAGCCAGGCCACCGCCATCGGCCAGCTGGAAACCGTCGGCCTGTCCTGGAAGCTGATGGACACCGAACTCGCCGAACTGCAAAGCGTGACCCCGCAAGATATCCAGAAGGCAGCCCAGCTGTATTTCACCCGCGCACGCCTGAGCGTTGCGCATGTCCTGCCCGAGGAGAAAGCCCATGAGTGA
- a CDS encoding RNA polymerase sigma 70 yields MTTSLQPAYALVPGANLEAYVHTVNSIPLLTPEQERELAESLYYEQDLEAARQMVLAHLRFVVHIARSYSGYGLAQADLIQEGNVGLMKAVKRFNPEMGVRLVSFAVHWIKAEIHEFILRNWRIVKVATTKAQRKLFFNLRSQKKRLAWLNNEEVHRVAESLGVEPREVREMESRLTGHDMAFDPAAEADDDSAFQSPANYLEDHRYDPARQLEDADWSDNSNTNLHEALEVLDERSRDILYQRWLAEEKATLHDLAQKYNVSAERIRQLEKSAMNKLKVSIAA; encoded by the coding sequence ATGACCACTTCTTTGCAACCTGCTTATGCCTTGGTCCCGGGTGCGAACCTGGAGGCGTATGTGCACACGGTGAACAGCATTCCATTGCTGACACCCGAGCAGGAGCGTGAACTGGCCGAGAGTCTCTATTATGAGCAGGATCTTGAGGCGGCTCGGCAGATGGTGCTCGCCCACCTGCGTTTTGTCGTACATATCGCCCGCAGCTATTCCGGCTACGGGCTGGCCCAGGCCGACCTGATCCAGGAAGGCAACGTCGGCCTGATGAAGGCGGTCAAGCGTTTCAACCCGGAAATGGGCGTGCGCCTGGTGTCGTTTGCGGTGCACTGGATCAAGGCGGAAATCCACGAGTTCATCCTGCGCAACTGGCGCATCGTGAAAGTCGCGACCACCAAGGCCCAGCGCAAGCTGTTCTTCAATCTGCGCAGCCAGAAGAAACGTCTGGCCTGGCTGAACAACGAAGAAGTCCACCGCGTGGCGGAAAGCCTGGGCGTCGAGCCTCGGGAAGTCCGTGAGATGGAAAGCCGCCTGACCGGCCATGACATGGCCTTCGACCCGGCCGCCGAAGCGGACGATGACAGCGCTTTCCAATCGCCGGCCAACTACCTGGAAGACCACCGGTACGACCCGGCGCGCCAGTTGGAAGACGCCGATTGGAGCGACAACTCCAACACCAACCTGCACGAAGCCCTGGAAGTGCTGGACGAGCGCAGTCGCGACATCCTCTACCAGCGTTGGCTGGCCGAGGAAAAAGCCACGCTGCACGACCTGGCGCAGAAGTACAACGTGTCGGCCGAGCGGATTCGTCAGCTCGAGAAAAGCGCGATGAACAAGCTCAAGGTATCGATTGCGGCCTGA
- a CDS encoding membrane protein, which produces MLRSFLMLAAFFGFTGVALGAFAAHGLKNRLSADYLAIFHTGVTYQLVHTLALLGVALLATHIPGRIVTWAGISFVIGILLFSGSLYLLTLTGIGKLGIITPFGGVAFLIGWLCLGIAAWRLQLAA; this is translated from the coding sequence ATGCTGCGTAGCTTTCTGATGCTGGCTGCTTTTTTCGGTTTCACCGGCGTGGCACTCGGAGCCTTTGCCGCCCACGGCCTGAAAAACCGCCTGAGCGCCGATTACCTGGCGATTTTCCATACCGGCGTCACCTACCAACTGGTGCACACCCTGGCCTTGCTGGGGGTTGCGCTGCTGGCCACGCACATCCCTGGTCGAATCGTCACCTGGGCCGGGATTTCATTCGTGATCGGCATCCTGCTGTTCTCCGGCAGCCTTTACCTGCTGACCCTCACGGGCATCGGCAAGCTCGGCATCATCACCCCGTTCGGCGGCGTGGCGTTCTTGATCGGCTGGCTTTGCCTGGGGATCGCGGCCTGGCGCCTGCAGCTTGCGGCGTAA
- a CDS encoding thiamine biosynthesis protein ThiS (with ThiF, ThiG, and ThiO catalyzes the formation of the thiazole moiety of thiamine pyrophosphate), with product MRIQLNGEPLDLPDGETVAALLTRLELTGRRVAVELNLDIVPRSQHADTTLNEGDQVEVVHAIGGG from the coding sequence ATGCGCATTCAGTTGAACGGCGAACCCCTTGACCTGCCCGACGGTGAAACCGTCGCGGCCCTGCTGACCCGCCTGGAACTCACCGGGCGCCGTGTGGCGGTGGAGCTCAACCTGGATATCGTCCCGCGCAGCCAGCACGCCGACACCACCCTCAACGAGGGTGACCAGGTTGAAGTCGTGCACGCCATTGGTGGCGGCTAG
- a CDS encoding cell division protein FtsY — MFGSNDDKKTPAAAGEKKGLFGWLRKKPQETVVEQPQAPLEPAEPVAEEAAPIVLPIAEPVLQPAESEPEPTPEPVVEQPLAAPAGQTPWLTLPVAEEPVALVDDAQASQVTPPIPAVAQPVVAPVVQPVADLPAVAATLIPTPVATPAVPAVAPAPVEPEAPAQPARTNEEAKVGFFARLKQGLSKTSASIGEGMASLFLGKKVIDDELLEDIETRLLTADVGVEATSVIIKSLTQKVARKQLTDADALYKSLQGELTNLLKPVEQPLVIASQNKPYVILVVGVNGAGKTTTIGKLAKKLQLEGKKVMLAAGDTFRAAAVEQLQVWGERNKIAVIAQHTGADSASVIFDAVQAAKARGIDVLIADTAGRLHTKDNLMEELKKVRRVIGKLDAEAPHEVLLVLDAGTGQNAISQAKQFNQTVELTGLALTKLDGTAKGGVIFALAKQFGLPIRYIGVGEGIDDLRTFEAEPFVQALFAEREHS, encoded by the coding sequence ATGTTTGGTTCCAACGACGACAAGAAGACCCCAGCTGCGGCTGGCGAGAAGAAAGGCCTGTTCGGATGGCTGCGCAAGAAGCCGCAGGAAACCGTCGTCGAACAGCCGCAAGCACCGCTTGAACCCGCCGAGCCGGTGGCCGAGGAAGCCGCGCCCATCGTCCTGCCGATTGCCGAGCCGGTGCTGCAACCGGCCGAATCCGAACCCGAGCCCACGCCCGAGCCTGTGGTCGAACAGCCACTGGCCGCGCCTGCCGGGCAAACGCCCTGGCTGACCCTGCCCGTGGCGGAAGAGCCGGTGGCGCTGGTGGATGACGCGCAGGCCTCGCAGGTCACCCCGCCGATCCCGGCTGTTGCCCAGCCTGTTGTCGCACCCGTGGTGCAGCCGGTTGCCGACCTGCCGGCGGTGGCCGCCACGCTCATACCCACACCTGTCGCCACGCCAGCCGTGCCCGCCGTTGCGCCTGCGCCCGTCGAGCCCGAGGCCCCGGCGCAGCCGGCACGTACAAACGAAGAGGCCAAGGTCGGCTTCTTTGCCCGCCTCAAGCAAGGCCTGTCGAAAACCAGCGCCAGCATCGGCGAAGGCATGGCCAGCCTGTTCCTGGGCAAGAAGGTCATCGATGACGAACTGCTGGAAGACATCGAGACCCGCCTGCTGACCGCCGACGTCGGCGTGGAGGCGACCTCGGTGATCATCAAGAGCCTGACCCAGAAAGTCGCGCGCAAGCAGTTGACCGATGCCGACGCGCTGTACAAATCCTTGCAGGGCGAGCTGACCAACCTGCTCAAGCCGGTGGAGCAACCGCTGGTGATTGCTTCCCAGAACAAGCCGTATGTGATCCTGGTGGTGGGCGTCAACGGCGCCGGCAAGACCACCACCATCGGCAAGCTGGCGAAGAAGCTGCAACTGGAGGGCAAGAAAGTCATGCTGGCCGCGGGCGACACCTTCCGCGCCGCCGCGGTGGAGCAACTGCAAGTGTGGGGCGAGCGCAACAAGATCGCGGTGATCGCCCAGCACACCGGCGCAGACTCCGCTTCGGTGATCTTCGACGCCGTGCAGGCCGCCAAGGCCCGTGGCATCGATGTGCTGATCGCCGACACGGCCGGTCGCCTGCACACCAAGGACAACCTGATGGAGGAGCTCAAGAAGGTTCGCCGGGTCATCGGCAAACTCGACGCCGAGGCGCCTCACGAAGTGCTGCTGGTGCTCGACGCCGGTACCGGCCAGAACGCCATCAGCCAGGCCAAGCAATTCAACCAGACCGTCGAACTGACCGGGCTGGCCCTGACCAAGCTCGATGGCACCGCCAAGGGTGGGGTGATCTTTGCCCTGGCCAAGCAGTTCGGCCTGCCCATTCGCTACATTGGCGTGGGTGAAGGCATCGATGATCTGCGCACTTTTGAAGCCGAGCCCTTTGTCCAGGCGCTGTTTGCCGAGCGGGAGCATTCATGA